One Denticeps clupeoides chromosome 3, fDenClu1.1, whole genome shotgun sequence DNA window includes the following coding sequences:
- the pgap4 gene encoding post-GPI attachment to proteins factor 4, with translation MFRCKSCFSRHLPWYSPVTQGLVLCVLTFGVVLPLCCNHLLYSYYFLKVLYLDSMSERTLQDSYERGQDALRFWQDFAYRKASAVTITTSPKVPELLVTVVTTRRTEGEDSHYLLQVMQRLTSLLGTCGERPCAEIIICDVESGHLENVDAALLENQFLVVRRTPEERWKSRGHLNTFEREKKDYVFCLRKGWELRRPQNVVVLEDDALPRLDFFAVIKDLLSRSFARQTLYVKLYHPERLQRYWNPEPYRILEWIGLGLVGATVILAVLSCFSSGYFSPVCFLFFTLYVMVTVELAGRHYLLEVRRISPQLYTVSPATECCTPAILYPGNSSIRTAKYLDQEFCFNGNAKDTVMHKIARTTRGERAHSVEPNLISHIGAYSSVRPNPARPKLL, from the coding sequence ATGTTTCGTTGTAAATCGTGTTTCAGTCGCCATTTACCATGGTACAGCCCAGTCACGCAGGGACTGGTCCTCTGTGTGCTGACGTTCGGGGTCGTGCTCCCTTTATGCTGCAACCATCTTCTGTACTCTTATTACTTTCTGAAGGTCTTGTACCTGGACTCCATGAGCGAACGCACTTTACAGGACAGTTACGAGCGAGGACAGGACGCCCTGCGTTTCTGGCAAGACTTTGCGTACAGAAAAGCCTCCGCCGTCACCATAACAACGTCACCCAAGGTACCAGAACTTTTAGTCACCGTGGTCACCACGAGACGGACTGAAGGCGAGGACTCTCACTATCTGCTCCAGGTCATGCAGCGGTTGACATCCCTGCTTGGAACCTGTGGAGAAAGACCTTGTGCGGAGATAATCATATGCGACGTTGAAAGCGGTCACCTGGAAAATGTAGATGCTGCGCTGCTGGAAAACCAGTTCCTGGTGGTGAGGCGCACCCCAGAAGAGCGCTGGAAGAGTAGAGGTCACCTGAACACgtttgagagagagaagaaggatTACGTGTTCTGCCTGCGCAAAGGTTGGGAGCTTCGCAGGCCGCAAAATGTGGTGGTCCTGGAAGACGATGCCTTGCCCAGGCTGGACTTCTTTGCTGTGATCAAGGACCTGCTTTCACGGTCGTTTGCCAGGCAAACCCTGTACGTGAAGCTCTACCATCCGGAACGCCTGCAGAGGTACTGGAACCCGGAGCCATATCGAATCCTGGAATGGATTGGCCTGGGTTTAGTTGGGGCCACCGTCATCTTGGCTGTGCTATCCTGCTTTTCGTCAGGCTATTTCTCCCCAGTCTGCTTCCTCTTTTTCACTCTCTACGTCATGGTCACTGTGGAGCTTGCCGGTAGGCATTACCTGCTCGAGGTTCGCCGCATCTCCCCGCAGCTCTACACCGTCTCCCCGGCCACCGAGTGCTGCACACCTGCCATACTTTACCCGGGGAATTCCTCTATCCGCACAGCAAAGTACCTGGATCAGGAGTTTTGTTTCAATGGCAATGCCAAAGACACGGTGATGCATAAAATTGCCCGAACCACTCGTGGGGAGAGGGCACATAGTGTAGAGCCCAACTTGATTTCACACATTGGCGCATACTCCTCAGTCAGGCCCAACCCTGCTCGGCCCAAACTTCTCTAA